A window of the Anthonomus grandis grandis chromosome 9, icAntGran1.3, whole genome shotgun sequence genome harbors these coding sequences:
- the LOC126740204 gene encoding uncharacterized protein LOC126740204 yields METLREVDVEESSHLISEETLTDDPLEVQYEFPNDPDRNLLNCAQQEIETPASQIFYYSFTEEDELLLIMLMIALMVSVMFPLLMIISPVLLYDSPTLTLLVVLMALMPAILLSSSDFRGLLGELLDNFLNRG; encoded by the exons atggaaACTTTAAGAGAAGTAGATGTAGAAGAAAGTAGCCATCTCATTTCTGAGGAAACCCTTACAGATGATCCTCTGGAAGTGCAGTATGAGTTTCCAAATGATCCTGATAGAAATTTACTTAATTGCGCTCAGCAAGAAATTGAAACACCAGCCTCGCAGATCTTTTATTACTCTTTCACTGAAGAGGACGAGTTACTGTTGATTATGTTAATGATTGCCCTAATG GTGTCTGTCATGTTTCCTCTACTAATGATAATATCTCCGGTGCTGTTATATGACAGCCCCACGTTAACTCTCCTGGTGGTGCTAATGGCTTTGATGCCTGCAATTTTATTGTCTTCGTCCGACTTTAGAGGTCTACTTGGTGAACTACTGGATAATTTCTTGAATAGAGGCTAA
- the LOC126740200 gene encoding sodium-coupled monocarboxylate transporter 1-like, with amino-acid sequence MDEESDVKRYFEVFDYVVFAFMLVISALIGVYFAFFAKVKQDTTSEYLMGGKTMGIFPISMSLIASYISGISVLGLPAEMYTYGTQFWMTLSSEILVALLMAYAVLPVFYDLQLTSTYEYLNLRFNNTVRLLGTTLFLTKMLLYIPIVIYVPALAFSQVTGINLHLVTPVVCVVCIFYTTLGGLKAVVWTDTIQTLIMFTALVITVVIGTIKVGGISEVWQRNIDGERIEFFNMDINPTVRHSFWTVTIGNLFYWLASCSINQAMVQRCLAMPTLRSARITIWILVVGLWILVSMCCYMGLVIYAYYHKCDPVTRGWIHKSDQLLPYFIMDTVGNIPGLPGMFVSGVFSAALSSMSTGLNSMTGVIFEDLIKPHLREPLTESQASLLMKIIVVIIGFVCVALVFVVEKLGTLIQAAGSIGAITAGPLLGVFCLGMFFPGATPEGALTGGLLSGALITWISVGSQAQIAQGVIRFPQKPISVEGCSADWVAEYLRITLSADPHQKPPEPAFALYRLSYMYYTPVGTIVAIVVGLIISYFTGNKDKKISPKVFSPIIRPLLVTEEVSKNDVVHLKILNDKSIIR; translated from the exons ATGGACGAAGAAAGCGACGTCAAGAGGTACTTTGAGGTGTTCGACTATGTAGTTTTTGCGTTTATGCTGGTAATATCCGCACTTATTGGAGTTTATTTTGCGTTTTTTGCCAAAGTTAAACAGGACACCACCTCTGAATACTTGATGGGTGGTAAAACCATGGGTATATTTCCTATATCTATGTCTCTTATAGCCAG ctATATTTCAGGAATAAGCGTATTAGGTCTTCCGGCTGAAATGTATACGTACGGCACGCAGTTCTGGATGACTTTATCTTCGGAAATTCTCGTAGCGTTACTTATGGCTTACGCGGTCCTTCCAGTTTTCTACGATCTTCAACTCACATCTACTTACGAA tacTTAAACCTGAGGTTTAACAACACTGTGAGACTATTGGGTACCACGTTGTTCTTAACGAAGATGCTACTATATATACCAATTGTAATTTATGTGCCAGCACTCGCGTTTAGTCAAG TAACCGGAATAAACTTGCACTTAGTGACCCCAGTGGTGTGCGTCGTATGCATCTTCTACACCACCCTG GGAGGACTAAAAGCGGTCGTGTGGACCGACACGATCCAAACCCTGATAATGTTCACTGCCCTCGTGATCACTGTGGTGATCGGTACGATAAAAGTGGGTGGAATAAGTGAGGTGTGGCAAAGGAACATTGATGGCGAAAGAATCGAGTTCTTTAA TATGGATATAAATCCAACGGTTCGCCACTCGTTCTGGACCGTAACTATTGGTAACTTATTTTACTGGTTGGCTTCCTGTTCCATTAACCAGGCAATGGTTCAAAGATGCTTGGCCATGCCCACACTACGATCAGCCAGAAT AACAATATGGATTCTAGTGGTGGGACTTTGGATTTTAGTATCGATGTGTTGTTACATGGGTCTTGTAATCTACGCCTACTATCACAAATGCGATCCGGTCACAAGAGGTTGGATTCATAAGTCCGATCAGTTGCTCCCATATTTCATTATGGACACTGTGGGAAACATTCCTGGTCTGCCTGGAATGTTCGTCAGTGGGGTGTTCAGCGCAGCCCTAAG CTCCATGTCCACAGGTTTAAACTCAATGACGGGggtaatttttgaagatcttaTAAAACCTCATCTCAGAGAACCATTGACCGAATCCCAGGCCAGTCTATTAATGAAAATCATCGTGGTGATCATTGGGTTTGTCTGTGTCGCTTTAGTGTTTGTAGTAGAAAAATTGGGAACCCTTATTCAAGCTGCCGGGAGTATCGGAGCCATCACGGCGGGACCTTTGCTCGGGGTCTTTTGTTTGGGGATGTTTTTTCCTGGAGCCACACCTGAA GGTGCTTTAACAGGAGGTCTACTTAGTGGGGCTTTAATCACTTGGATTTCGGTGGGGTCTCAGGCTCAAATAGCTCAGGGCGTAATAAGGTTTCCTCAGAAGCCAATTTCGGTAGAAGGATGCAGTGCTGATTGGGTGGCGGAGTATCTAAGGATCACTTTATCGGCCGATCCACATCAGAAACCACCTGAGCCGGCCTTTGCCCTTTACAGGCTCTCGTATATGTATTATACTCCTGTTGGTACTATTGTTGCTATTGTTGTTGGGCTGATTATAAGCTATTTTACTG GAAACAAGGATAAAAAGATTAGTCCCAAAGTGTTCTCTCCAATAATACGACCTCTTTTAGTAACTGAAGAAGTGAGTAAAAACGATGTGGTACATCTTAAGATATTGAACGACAAGTCGATCATAAGATGA
- the LOC126740199 gene encoding U2 snRNP-associated SURP motif-containing protein-like, with translation MSKKNLDKKIREEQEATAHVFQDFINTFQVASVASPKAFVRSGVLYADKNELKPAENQLYKPKPFIKNTVSLQNALECAKILKDSLPGSKKRNKDKPKSNLEELKEELKQRHSEKSERERLKEEISNSAPALSYFEGGDTKSTNLFVASLDPGISETYLTEQFGAFGPLASVKIMWPRGEEKFRNIDTNCGFVAFMSRKDAERALKNMKHRTDMRVGWGKSVDLPSHPVYVPPELLKLYLPPSSSGLPFNAQIKSNRHFDQTELESVLLNAQVKVTIPLNRKILHLVHRMVEYVAREGPLFEGMIMNNEISNPDYNFLFENKSPVHVYYRWKLFSILQGESTREWRMEPFRMFKGGSIWLPPIAPDFTSGMPEELIKDKDTRTVLSESQCERFIDIIRNLTLNRASIAEGMIFCINHTAAIDDVIDIIVESLSNVSTKLPSKIARFYLLFDVMSNCARQNIKINNNMLNKLKKVLEKLYECFITIKKECDKILFGSKVIKVLQQFGTICLVPTDLFENYESLFQEKCEGLDGTNSSSDEPLDGASLLKRSLKSSNQECVIPPKDEKIEKKIQPDYFVPSKWDSVDPEELETQSMSSTQIFYMQQEIAMEKISKNESCVKGEEEIRKSALKKRDYSPRDRKSRHKKRKSARDYSPSRRDREKRRNRSGSKH, from the exons ATGTCAAAAAAGAACCTCGACAAAAAAATCAGAGAAGAACAAGAAGCTACCGCACATGTTTTTCAAGATTTCATCAACACCTTCCAAGTTGCCTCCGTAGCAAGTCCCAAGGCTTTCGTTCGCTCTGGAGTACTGTACGCcgacaaaaatgaattaaaaccGGCAGAAAACCAGCTGTATAAACCAaaaccttttattaaaaataccgtttctCTACAAAATGCCTTGGAGTGCGCCAAGATCTTGAAAGACTCTTTACCAGGGTCAAAAAAGAGAAACAAGGACAAACCAAAATCGAATTTGGAGGAGCTCAAGGAGGAGTTGAAGCAAAGACATTCAGAGAAAAGTGAAAGAGAGAGATTAAAG GAAGAAATTAGTAACTCTGCCCCTGCACTAAGCTACTTTGAAGGCGGAGACACTAAGTCAACGAATTTGTTTGTAGCGAGCCTCGATCCTGGAATCTCCGAAACATATTTGACTGAACAGTTTGGGGCATTCGGTCCTCTTGCAAGCGTTAAAATTATGTGGCCCAGAG GTGAAgagaaatttagaaatattgatACAAATTGCGGTTTTGTGGCTTTTATGAGCCGCAAAGACGCCGAACGAGCGTTAAAAAACATGAAACATCGCACAGATATGCGCGTGGGATGGGGTAAATCAGTGGATTTACCCTCTCACCCTGTCTATGTACCTCCTGagcttttaaaactttatttgccTCCAAGCAGCAGCGGGCTGCCATTTAATGCGCAAATAAAGAGCAATCGGCATTTTGATCAAACAG aattagaaTCGGTACTTCTAAATGCCCAAGTTAAAGTGACAATTCCATTAAACAGAAAAATCTTACACTTGGTTCATCGTATGGTGGAATACGTGGCTAGAGAAGGACCACTGTTCGAAGGGATGATTATGAACAACGAGATAAGCAATCcggattataattttttattcgaaaaTAAGTCTCCGGTTCATGTGTATTATAG GTGGAAGTTGTTCTCGATTTTACAGGGCGAATCGACGAGAGAATGGAGAATGGAACCCTTTAG AATGTTTAAAGGGGGTTCGATTTGGTTACCCCCAATCGCGCCGGACTTTACATCCGGGATGCCAGAAGAGCTCATTAAAGATAAAGATACTCGCACAGTGCTATCAG AGAGTCAGTGCGAACGTTTCATCGATATAATTCGCAATTTGACTTTAAACAGAGCTTCCATTGCCGAAGGGatgattttttgtataaatcatACCGCCGCCATAGATGATGTCATCGATATAATTGTCGAGTCGTTGTCCAACGTTTCGACTAAGTTGCCAAGCAAAATTGCCAG gttttaCTTACTTTTTGACGTAATGAGTAACTGTGCCagacaaaacataaaaattaataacaacatGCTCAACAAGTTAAAAAAGGTCTTGGAGAAACTATACGAATGCTTCATAACCATAAAAAAAGAATGCGATAAAATTTTATTCGGATCAAAAGTGATCAAGGTCCTACAGCAATTTGGGACAATTTGTTTAGTGCCAACTGATCTCTTTGAGAAC tacgAGTCTctttttcaagaaaaatgcGAAGGTTTGGATGGAACTAACTCGAGTAGCGACGAGCCGTTAGATGGGGCTAGTTTGCTTAAAAGGTCTTTGAAGAGCAGCAATCAGGAATGCGTTATTCCGCCTAAAGacgaaaaaattgaaaagaag ATCCAGCCAGACTACTTCGTGCCCTCCAAATGGGATTCCGTAGATCCCGAGGAGCTCGAAACCCAATCGATGTCTTCAACCCAAATATTTTACATGCAACAAGAAATCGCCATGGAGAAAATCAGTAAAAATGAAAGCTGCGTTAAAG GGGAGGAAGAAATCAGAAAAAGCGCTTTGAAAAAACGGGATTATTCCCCGAGGGACCGTAAGTCGAGGCATAAAAAACGCAAAAGTGCAAGGGACTATAGTCCCAGCCGAAGAGATAGGGAAAAGAGAAGAAATAGATCTGGCAGCAAGCACTAA